The nucleotide sequence GTGATTACCGGTATTGGAGTAGTTTCTCCTATAGGAAACAACATCCAAACATTTTGGAACAATCTGATCAACGGAACATCTGGTATATCCCCTATTGATACATTTGATGTTACTAATCATAAGACAAAAATTGCAGGTATCGTCCAAGATTTTGATGCAGATGAAGCTTTAGGAAGGAAAGAAGCAAAGCGTTTAGATCGCTTTTCTCAATTTGCTTTGGCTGCAGCTGAACAAGCTTGGTCAGACTCTAAGTTAGACCTCGATCATATAGATGTAGAAAGGTTAGGTGTTTACGTAGGTTCAGGTATAGGAGGAATTGAAACCTTGATTGAAAGCATTGATGGACTTAGGCAGAAGGGGCCAAGAAGAGTTAGTCCAACTTTAGTACCTGCCATGATTTCTAATGCTGCAGCAGCACAAATTAGTATCAAGTGGAATGCGATGGGGCCTTCTTTGTCTCCAGTTTCTGCCTGTGCAATTGGAAATACAGCTATTGGTGAAGCATTTAGACTAATTCGTTCTAGTGAGGTTGACGTTGTGTTTGCGGGTGGAACAGAGGCAGCTATAACAGACTTATCAATAGCTAGCTTTGGTAATGCTACAGCATTATCAACAAGAAACGATGATCCCACTAAAGCTAGTCGTCCATTTGATGAAAGTCGAGATGGATTTGTCATGTCAGAAGGAGCTGGAATTCTAATCTTAGAGTCTTTATCTCATGCTTTACGTAGAAAGGCAAAAATTTATGCAGAAGTCATTGGATATGGTGCAAGTTCAGACGCACACCATATCGTAGCTACGCATCCGGAAGGTAAAGGGGCCTATCTTGCAATGAAATCAGCTTTAAAAAATGCCAATATATCGACTGAAGAAATTGATGTTATTAGTGCCCATGCAACAAGTACAAAAGTAGGGGACATCTCGGAAACGATGGCTATTAAGCAGATGTTTGGAAAGCAAGCTTATCAGATTCCAATAACAGCTAATAAATCTATGCTTGGTCATATGTTAGGGGCAGCTGGTGGAGTTGAAGCAATTGCTTTAGCAATGAGTTTAAAGGAAGGGATAATTCCTCCAACCATTAACTTAGAAAATCCTGATCCATTATGTGATCTCGATTATGTTCCATCTGTTGCTCGCCAAGTGAAAATAAATACGGGTCTATCTAACTCATTTGGTTTCGGAGGTCATAATGCAGCAATTGTTTTAAAAAAATACGAGTGACTTTTTCGCTTTCTTTTCAAGAGAACCACCTTCA is from Radiobacillus kanasensis and encodes:
- the fabF gene encoding beta-ketoacyl-ACP synthase II, giving the protein MERVVITGIGVVSPIGNNIQTFWNNLINGTSGISPIDTFDVTNHKTKIAGIVQDFDADEALGRKEAKRLDRFSQFALAAAEQAWSDSKLDLDHIDVERLGVYVGSGIGGIETLIESIDGLRQKGPRRVSPTLVPAMISNAAAAQISIKWNAMGPSLSPVSACAIGNTAIGEAFRLIRSSEVDVVFAGGTEAAITDLSIASFGNATALSTRNDDPTKASRPFDESRDGFVMSEGAGILILESLSHALRRKAKIYAEVIGYGASSDAHHIVATHPEGKGAYLAMKSALKNANISTEEIDVISAHATSTKVGDISETMAIKQMFGKQAYQIPITANKSMLGHMLGAAGGVEAIALAMSLKEGIIPPTINLENPDPLCDLDYVPSVARQVKINTGLSNSFGFGGHNAAIVLKKYE